A single window of Luteipulveratus halotolerans DNA harbors:
- a CDS encoding complex I subunit 4 family protein: protein MTVLLLSVVIPVVTGAVLIASDRFDPPVAPRTAFGVALVGAVATAVCVGLSVWRRPELDHEWVPAIGMRLHLAVDGISAPLLVLTAALGVLVVLHGRVEPPTRSGHGSFFGCLLLVVGGAIATFLARDAVLFFLAFEVVLVPMWLLIKGFGDREHRAAAAAKFVLYTVLGSTLMLVGILALVYLTGTSDLDRLAGGAGLTTTQQTVIAAIMLVGLGIKVPIWPLHSWLPSAHTAAPTAGSVLLAAVLLKMGTYGIARLVVPTVPEGVERVAPFVAVLAVIGILWGGLVCLVERSLKRLIAWSSVAHMGFVVLGLMSGTRLGLQAALFANIAHGVISALLFFVVGGLKHRWRGDALDEPRGSLRDTSPRLGFALVVGMAASLGLPGLAGFWGELLAIASVWNADGDRPQLLFRVLALGAALGTVLAAAYALRVLRIVWAEGSLAEQVSAHDDQDEPHLLPRPADAHGIEWAVAGVLVIVIIGLGVLPTVLLDSTEPVVRHLLEVATR, encoded by the coding sequence GTGACCGTCCTGCTGCTGTCCGTCGTCATCCCGGTCGTAACGGGTGCCGTCCTGATCGCGAGTGACCGTTTCGACCCACCCGTCGCACCGCGTACGGCGTTCGGCGTCGCCCTCGTCGGAGCGGTCGCCACCGCGGTGTGCGTCGGGCTGTCGGTGTGGCGCCGTCCCGAGCTCGACCACGAGTGGGTGCCCGCGATCGGGATGCGCCTGCACCTGGCCGTCGACGGCATCAGCGCACCCCTGCTCGTCCTCACCGCAGCGCTCGGTGTGCTCGTGGTGCTGCACGGCCGAGTCGAGCCGCCGACGCGCTCCGGGCACGGCTCGTTCTTCGGCTGCCTGCTGCTGGTCGTCGGCGGTGCGATCGCGACCTTCCTCGCCCGTGACGCCGTGCTGTTCTTCCTCGCGTTCGAGGTCGTCCTCGTCCCGATGTGGTTGCTGATCAAGGGTTTCGGCGACCGCGAGCACCGCGCCGCGGCGGCCGCGAAGTTCGTGCTCTACACCGTGCTCGGCTCGACGCTGATGCTCGTCGGCATCCTCGCGCTGGTCTATCTCACAGGCACCTCCGACCTCGACCGCCTCGCCGGCGGCGCCGGGCTCACGACCACCCAGCAGACCGTGATCGCCGCGATCATGCTCGTCGGCCTCGGCATCAAGGTGCCGATCTGGCCGCTGCACTCGTGGCTGCCGTCCGCTCACACGGCAGCGCCCACCGCGGGCTCGGTGCTGCTCGCGGCGGTGCTGCTCAAGATGGGCACCTACGGCATCGCCCGCCTCGTCGTCCCCACCGTGCCCGAGGGCGTCGAACGGGTCGCTCCGTTCGTCGCCGTGCTGGCCGTCATCGGCATCCTGTGGGGTGGCCTGGTCTGCCTCGTCGAGCGTTCGCTCAAGCGCCTCATCGCCTGGTCGTCGGTCGCCCACATGGGGTTCGTCGTGCTCGGCCTGATGAGCGGCACCCGCCTCGGCCTGCAGGCCGCGCTGTTCGCCAACATCGCGCACGGCGTGATCTCGGCGCTGCTGTTCTTCGTGGTGGGCGGCCTCAAGCACCGCTGGCGCGGTGACGCCCTCGACGAGCCGCGCGGCTCGTTGCGTGACACCTCGCCGCGACTCGGGTTCGCGCTCGTCGTCGGTATGGCCGCCTCGCTCGGTCTGCCCGGCCTGGCCGGGTTCTGGGGCGAGCTGCTCGCGATCGCCTCGGTCTGGAACGCCGACGGCGACCGGCCCCAGCTGCTCTTCCGCGTCCTGGCCCTGGGCGCCGCACTCGGCACCGTGCTGGCCGCCGCCTACGCGCTGCGCGTGCTGCGCATCGTGTGGGCCGAGGGCTCGCTCGCCGAGCAGGTCAGCGCCCACGACGACCAGGACGAGCCCCACCTGCTGCCGCGACCCGCCGACGCGCACGGCATCGAGTGGGCCGTCGCTGGTGTCCTCGTGATCGTGATCATCGGCCTCGGCGTCCTGCCCACCGTCCTGCTCGACTCCACGGAGCCCGTCGTGCGCCACCTGCTGGAGGTGGCCACCCGATGA
- a CDS encoding NADH-quinone oxidoreductase subunit N, whose amino-acid sequence MKVTLDYAVLAPVLVPAIGAVLVLLLDALLPRLGHWHWAIAALVLLVGAASTVPAFTSYDDSRATLCLNGTQCLYVADRVASALQVATLVSAAVVALLILPVRAPVDRTPVASALVLTAAAGGTGVMAARDLGSWLVLIELATIPTVALVAFRARRSAVDGALSLLTTSLVSFAVLALGAAMWFASTGSALLDGDAVLAAAADPETRRVLVLAVVLIVAGLGFKLSLVPFHAWTPEAYSGASIPVGAFLAVTSKLAALGALLAVLRGVTVLGESALLAIAVVAAITMTLGNVMALREPSALRLLAWSTVAQAGWVILPLATVASGAVRASAGYLLVYGLATLVAFAVVTLVAHAEGRDHATRLTSYAGLFRRRPLAAVTLGAALLTLAGLPPGIIGLVAKVLALRPVVADGLWWLAVIAAINAMLGLAVYLRWMLAMLGRPHADAVVDRPHRLHVALVVLGLLALAATSLAPQLLLGLVG is encoded by the coding sequence ATGAAGGTCACCCTCGACTACGCCGTCCTCGCGCCGGTGCTCGTGCCCGCGATCGGCGCCGTGCTCGTCCTGCTCCTCGACGCACTGCTGCCGCGCCTGGGCCACTGGCACTGGGCGATCGCCGCCCTCGTGCTCCTCGTGGGCGCCGCGAGCACGGTGCCGGCGTTCACGTCGTACGACGACTCCCGCGCGACCTTGTGCCTCAACGGCACGCAGTGCCTCTACGTCGCCGACCGGGTCGCCTCGGCCCTGCAGGTCGCCACGCTCGTGTCCGCGGCGGTCGTCGCCCTGCTGATCCTGCCGGTCCGCGCGCCGGTCGACCGTACGCCGGTCGCCTCGGCTCTCGTCCTCACCGCAGCGGCCGGCGGCACCGGTGTCATGGCGGCCCGTGACCTCGGATCATGGCTGGTGCTCATCGAGCTGGCCACGATCCCGACGGTCGCGCTGGTGGCCTTCCGGGCACGGCGTTCGGCTGTCGACGGCGCCTTGTCGCTGCTCACGACGTCGTTGGTGTCGTTCGCGGTGCTCGCGCTCGGGGCGGCGATGTGGTTCGCCTCGACGGGCTCGGCGCTGCTCGACGGCGATGCGGTGCTCGCCGCGGCAGCCGACCCCGAGACCCGCCGGGTGCTCGTCCTCGCCGTCGTCCTGATCGTCGCCGGTCTGGGCTTCAAGCTCTCGCTGGTGCCCTTCCACGCCTGGACCCCCGAGGCGTACTCCGGCGCGTCCATCCCGGTCGGCGCCTTCCTCGCGGTCACCTCCAAGCTCGCGGCGCTCGGCGCCCTGCTCGCAGTGCTGCGCGGTGTGACCGTGCTGGGTGAGTCGGCGCTGCTCGCGATCGCGGTGGTCGCGGCGATCACCATGACGCTCGGCAACGTCATGGCGCTGCGCGAGCCGTCAGCACTGCGGCTGCTCGCCTGGTCGACGGTCGCGCAGGCCGGCTGGGTCATCCTGCCGCTGGCCACGGTCGCGAGCGGTGCCGTCCGGGCATCGGCCGGCTACCTCCTCGTCTACGGCCTCGCCACCCTCGTCGCGTTCGCCGTCGTCACACTGGTCGCCCACGCCGAGGGGCGTGACCACGCGACCCGGCTGACGTCGTACGCCGGCCTGTTCCGTCGTCGTCCGCTCGCTGCGGTCACGCTCGGTGCGGCGCTGCTGACCCTGGCAGGTCTTCCGCCGGGCATCATCGGGCTGGTCGCCAAGGTGCTGGCCCTGCGCCCGGTCGTCGCCGACGGCCTGTGGTGGCTGGCGGTCATCGCCGCGATCAACGCGATGCTCGGCCTCGCGGTCTACCTGCGCTGGATGCTCGCGATGCTGGGACGACCCCACGCCGATGCCGTGGTCGACCGTCCGCACCGCCTGCACGTGGCTCTGGTCGTGCTCGGCCTGCTCGCCCTCGCAGCGACGAGCCTGGCCCCGCAGCTGCTGCTCGGACTGGTCGGCTGA
- the htpX gene encoding zinc metalloprotease HtpX, with protein sequence MHRHFNGLKTAALFGGIWALLLALGAVIGNGRFIWLFALIGVGTTAYGYWNSDKLAIRAMRAQPVSEAEAPAMYRIVRELSTAAGKPMPRLYISPTQAPNAFATGRNPQHAAVCCTAGILDLLDERELRGVLGHELMHVYNRDILTSSVAAAIAGVITSVAQMLMFMNIFGGGNDEDRPNPIALLAMSLLAPFAAMIIQMAISRTREYDADEDGAKLTGDPLALASALHKLETGVARAPLAPEPAVVNASHMMIANPFRKQDVSKLFSTHPPTADRIARLEGMARRQVG encoded by the coding sequence ATGCATCGCCATTTCAACGGCCTCAAGACCGCTGCCCTCTTCGGCGGCATCTGGGCCCTGCTCCTCGCTCTCGGTGCCGTCATCGGCAACGGCAGGTTCATCTGGCTGTTCGCCCTCATCGGCGTCGGCACCACCGCCTACGGCTACTGGAACAGCGACAAGCTCGCCATCCGCGCCATGCGCGCCCAGCCCGTCAGCGAGGCCGAGGCGCCGGCGATGTACCGCATCGTGCGCGAGCTCTCCACCGCAGCCGGCAAGCCCATGCCGCGGCTCTACATCTCACCGACCCAGGCGCCCAACGCGTTCGCCACCGGTCGCAACCCCCAGCACGCCGCGGTCTGCTGCACCGCCGGCATCCTCGACCTGCTCGACGAGCGTGAGCTGCGTGGTGTGCTCGGCCACGAGCTGATGCACGTCTACAACCGCGACATCCTGACCTCGTCCGTCGCGGCTGCGATCGCCGGTGTGATCACCTCGGTCGCCCAGATGCTGATGTTCATGAACATCTTCGGCGGCGGCAACGACGAGGACCGCCCCAACCCGATCGCGCTGCTCGCGATGTCGCTGCTCGCACCCTTCGCCGCGATGATCATCCAGATGGCCATCAGCCGCACCCGCGAGTACGACGCCGACGAGGACGGCGCCAAGCTCACCGGCGACCCGCTGGCCCTCGCGTCGGCGCTGCACAAGCTTGAGACCGGCGTCGCCCGTGCGCCCCTCGCGCCCGAGCCGGCCGTCGTCAACGCCTCGCACATGATGATCGCCAACCCGTTCCGCAAGCAGGACGTCTCCAAGCTCTTCTCGACGCACCCGCCGACGGCCGACCGCATCGCCCGGCTGGAGGGCATGGCCCGCCGCCAGGTCGGCTGA
- the pepN gene encoding aminopeptidase N, producing the protein MPSLTLQEAQARASLIGVDAYRVRLDLDQGPETFTSTSTITFSCREPGAQTFLDVSAEAVQSVRLNGVDLDVTVADDRVVLADLQEHNEVELTATMRYSRDGSGLHRAVDPADGNVYLQALSAPADAPRWFACFDQPDLKAPFDIEVTVPEGWVAYGNGASEQLDSTHWRLGTTPPLAPYFVTLVAGAYISVFAEHDGIPLGLHTRASLAEQLEAQSPEIFEVTRQCLDYYRDAYQTSYPYAQYHQAFVPELPPGVGAMENPGCVTFRDQYLFVGSISDAQRLERANVIAHEMAHMWFGDMVTMRWWDDLWLNESFAEYMAYRAMTEATRFTDAWVSFGAARKSTGYTNDRSPATHPIAGMPAPDVSSALQNCDMISYAKGASALRQLAAYLGDDAFLAGVRTYLRDHLWGNATLSDFLRAMASASGRDLSSWSRAWLETAGTDTLSVEVATDEGGVITAATARRTPPADFPAERPHVLDLTGYADGETVFSEQLEISDAEQHLPSVVGASVPKVLIPNAGDLTFAAIVYDDATTTALPEQLPRIPDALARSAVWAALDNGVARAQVDPRTALDIAVSALPQESSSTILELVSERAATLYCNLFLPAEERDHWRAALADVGQAVLEASDPASSHALTAARLVARTTPDRDLLRRWVDDDGRPEQLRGDTEFGWVAATSLARLGGLDEAGIDALAERDQTASGRLSALSAKAIRPTSGAKRWAWSQLFDEASLSAEERAAIASTFWRAPDPDLVEPYVERYFGAMRDLSRTMNGFSLMSLAYGAYPLPVATARTLKLTESAVADPDTAPVLRKEYTDMSGRLAEVLASREAFPAVLAGSVHA; encoded by the coding sequence ATGCCCTCGCTCACTCTGCAGGAAGCCCAAGCGCGTGCGAGCCTGATCGGCGTCGACGCCTACCGGGTGCGTCTCGACCTCGACCAGGGTCCCGAGACCTTCACCTCGACCTCGACCATCACCTTCTCGTGCCGTGAGCCCGGCGCGCAGACGTTCCTCGACGTGAGCGCCGAGGCGGTGCAGTCCGTACGCCTCAACGGGGTCGACCTCGACGTCACGGTCGCGGACGACCGGGTCGTGCTGGCCGACCTGCAGGAGCACAACGAGGTCGAGCTCACCGCGACCATGCGCTACAGCCGGGACGGCTCGGGTCTGCACCGAGCCGTCGACCCCGCTGACGGCAACGTCTACCTGCAGGCCCTGAGCGCACCGGCCGATGCGCCGCGCTGGTTCGCCTGCTTCGACCAGCCCGACCTCAAGGCGCCGTTCGACATCGAGGTCACCGTGCCCGAGGGCTGGGTCGCCTACGGCAACGGCGCGTCCGAGCAGCTCGACAGCACGCACTGGCGACTCGGGACGACGCCGCCGCTCGCGCCGTACTTCGTCACCCTGGTGGCGGGGGCGTACATCAGCGTCTTCGCCGAGCACGACGGCATCCCGCTGGGCCTGCACACCCGCGCCTCGCTCGCCGAGCAGCTGGAGGCGCAGTCACCGGAGATCTTCGAGGTGACCCGGCAGTGCCTCGACTACTACCGCGACGCGTACCAGACCTCCTACCCCTACGCGCAGTACCACCAGGCCTTCGTGCCCGAGCTGCCGCCGGGCGTGGGCGCCATGGAGAACCCCGGCTGCGTGACCTTCCGCGACCAGTACCTCTTCGTCGGGTCGATCAGCGATGCCCAGCGGCTGGAGCGCGCCAACGTCATCGCCCACGAGATGGCCCACATGTGGTTCGGCGACATGGTGACGATGCGCTGGTGGGACGACCTGTGGCTCAACGAGTCGTTCGCCGAGTACATGGCCTACCGGGCGATGACCGAGGCCACCCGGTTCACCGACGCGTGGGTGAGCTTCGGCGCCGCCCGTAAGAGCACCGGCTACACCAACGACCGCTCGCCGGCGACCCATCCGATCGCGGGCATGCCCGCGCCCGACGTGAGCTCGGCCCTGCAGAACTGCGACATGATCTCCTACGCCAAGGGGGCCAGCGCGCTGCGCCAGCTCGCGGCGTACCTCGGGGACGACGCGTTCCTCGCCGGTGTGCGCACCTACCTGCGTGACCACCTGTGGGGCAACGCCACGCTGTCGGACTTCCTGCGTGCGATGGCCTCGGCGAGCGGACGCGACCTGAGCTCGTGGTCGCGGGCGTGGCTCGAGACCGCCGGCACCGACACCCTGTCGGTCGAGGTCGCCACCGACGAGGGGGGCGTGATCACCGCGGCGACCGCACGGCGTACGCCGCCCGCCGACTTCCCGGCGGAGCGACCGCACGTGCTCGACCTCACCGGCTACGCCGACGGCGAGACCGTGTTCAGCGAGCAGCTGGAGATCTCCGACGCCGAGCAGCACCTGCCGTCGGTCGTCGGTGCGTCCGTGCCCAAGGTGCTCATCCCCAACGCCGGCGACCTCACGTTCGCGGCGATCGTCTACGACGACGCGACGACGACAGCGCTGCCCGAGCAGCTGCCCCGCATCCCTGACGCCCTTGCCCGGTCGGCCGTGTGGGCTGCCCTCGACAACGGCGTCGCCCGGGCCCAGGTCGACCCGCGGACCGCGCTCGACATCGCGGTCTCAGCGCTCCCGCAGGAGTCCAGCTCGACGATCCTCGAGCTGGTCTCCGAGCGTGCGGCCACCCTCTACTGCAACCTGTTCCTCCCCGCGGAGGAGCGTGACCACTGGCGGGCGGCGCTGGCCGACGTCGGCCAGGCGGTGCTCGAGGCGTCCGACCCGGCGAGCTCGCACGCGCTCACGGCGGCACGTCTCGTGGCCCGTACGACGCCCGACCGCGACCTGCTGCGCCGATGGGTCGACGACGACGGGCGCCCCGAGCAGCTGCGCGGCGACACCGAGTTCGGCTGGGTCGCTGCGACGTCGTTGGCACGGCTCGGCGGCCTCGACGAGGCCGGCATCGACGCGCTCGCTGAGCGCGACCAGACCGCCTCCGGACGGTTGAGTGCGTTGAGTGCCAAGGCGATTCGTCCCACATCTGGCGCCAAGCGTTGGGCGTGGTCCCAGCTGTTCGACGAGGCGTCGCTCTCGGCCGAGGAGCGCGCCGCGATCGCGTCGACGTTCTGGCGGGCACCCGACCCCGACCTCGTCGAGCCCTACGTCGAGCGCTACTTCGGCGCGATGCGCGACCTGTCGCGGACGATGAACGGGTTCTCGTTGATGTCGCTGGCCTATGGTGCCTACCCGCTGCCCGTGGCGACCGCTCGCACCCTCAAGCTCACCGAGTCCGCGGTCGCTGACCCTGACACCGCTCCGGTGCTGCGCAAGGAGTACACCGACATGAGCGGCCGGTTGGCCGAGGTCCTCGCGTCCCGCGAGGCGTTCCCCGCTGTCCTGGCCGGGAGCGTCCACGCGTGA
- the pepN gene encoding aminopeptidase N: MTSLLRTEAQARAALVDVTGYRVHLDLDTGEETFESTSTISFTCREPGASTFLDVAATTVHSITLNGNEIQPSAVEGRRVVLDDLAVSNTVEVRATMTYSRDGQGLHRAVDPTDGRHYVYGHLFLDAAPTVFACFDQPDLKAPYDVTVRAPHDWTVIGNGDPTRTAPGEWTLSTTRPLATYFVTVCAGPYASVHDEHRGVRLGVHARRSLATELREQAPQILEVTKAAYDYDDELFGVPYAFGEYHQVFVPEFNAGAMENPGCVTFRDQYVFRGAYTRNDVLTRSNTVAHEMAHMWFGDLVTLRWWDDLWLNESFAEYMAHRILSEATEFAEAWVDFGIVRKIWGYAVEHTPSTHPVAGSEAVDAGSALMNFDGISYAKGASVLRQLIAFIGDDAFVAGIRAYLAEHRDANATFADFLAAMERASGRDLGAWADAWLRTSGRDTLGVELDLDGDHVRGASVMRRTPDAAPTSRAHRLDVVGYRGGQRVVEDDLTLLEAMTPAPALVGAPAPELLVPNAGDLTWALVDLDDATLAALPEHLSSVPDASARVVLWTALIDGVRSVTVDPRHAHRTFVQAWPHEPSLTVLEAVGRHLFGPVTAALLPSEQAQVVRDRAAAAQAVLDARPAGSPESLVAARLLADTTCDVALLRDWAAGRRVPAGLEGDDELRWSAVTRLVVLGEGGDADIDAVHDNDRTMSGDRNALRAKASAPTAAAKEWAWAELTRDDGRSHYERNFLASGFWRVSQRDLLEPYAERYFADVPAMAGWVGQDALQRLAGLAFPWPLVSTATRDAADAALAQDLTPAVRRAVVDERSRLDDALRSLEKYA, encoded by the coding sequence GTGACCTCACTGCTGCGCACCGAGGCGCAGGCCCGGGCCGCCCTCGTCGACGTCACGGGTTACCGCGTCCACCTCGACCTCGACACGGGCGAGGAGACCTTCGAGTCGACGTCGACGATCTCGTTCACCTGTCGTGAGCCGGGCGCGTCGACGTTCCTCGACGTCGCGGCGACGACCGTGCACTCGATCACGTTGAACGGCAACGAGATTCAGCCGTCCGCTGTCGAGGGGCGACGCGTCGTGCTCGACGACCTGGCCGTGTCCAACACGGTCGAGGTGCGCGCGACGATGACCTACAGCCGCGACGGCCAGGGGCTGCACCGCGCCGTCGACCCGACCGACGGGCGCCACTACGTCTACGGCCACCTGTTCCTCGACGCGGCGCCCACGGTCTTCGCGTGCTTCGACCAGCCCGACCTCAAGGCGCCCTACGACGTCACGGTCCGGGCACCCCACGACTGGACGGTGATCGGCAACGGTGACCCCACGCGTACGGCGCCGGGGGAGTGGACCCTCTCGACCACTCGGCCGCTCGCGACCTACTTCGTGACCGTCTGCGCGGGCCCCTACGCCTCGGTCCACGACGAGCACCGCGGCGTGCGGCTCGGCGTCCACGCCCGCCGGTCGCTCGCGACCGAGCTGCGTGAGCAGGCCCCGCAGATCCTGGAGGTGACCAAGGCGGCGTACGACTACGACGACGAGCTCTTCGGGGTGCCCTACGCGTTCGGCGAGTACCACCAGGTGTTCGTGCCCGAGTTCAACGCCGGCGCGATGGAGAATCCCGGCTGCGTGACGTTCCGCGACCAGTACGTCTTCCGCGGCGCCTACACGCGCAACGACGTGCTGACTCGCAGCAACACGGTCGCGCACGAGATGGCGCACATGTGGTTCGGCGACCTCGTGACGCTGCGCTGGTGGGACGACCTGTGGCTCAACGAGTCGTTCGCCGAGTACATGGCGCACCGAATCCTCTCGGAGGCAACGGAATTCGCCGAGGCGTGGGTCGACTTCGGCATCGTTCGCAAGATCTGGGGCTACGCCGTCGAGCACACGCCCTCGACCCATCCGGTGGCGGGTTCGGAGGCTGTCGACGCCGGTTCGGCGCTGATGAACTTCGACGGCATCTCCTACGCCAAGGGTGCGTCGGTGCTGCGCCAGCTGATCGCGTTCATCGGTGACGACGCCTTCGTCGCGGGTATCCGGGCCTACCTGGCCGAGCACCGCGACGCCAACGCGACGTTCGCCGACTTCCTCGCCGCCATGGAGCGCGCCTCGGGACGTGACCTGGGCGCGTGGGCGGACGCATGGTTGCGCACGAGCGGCCGCGACACCCTCGGCGTCGAGCTCGATCTCGACGGTGACCACGTGCGCGGTGCGTCGGTCATGCGTCGTACGCCGGACGCCGCCCCGACGTCGCGGGCCCACCGCCTCGACGTGGTCGGCTACCGCGGCGGTCAGCGGGTGGTCGAGGACGACCTGACCCTGCTGGAGGCCATGACCCCTGCACCGGCGCTGGTCGGTGCTCCCGCCCCCGAGCTGCTCGTCCCCAACGCCGGCGACCTCACCTGGGCGCTGGTCGACCTCGACGACGCGACGCTGGCCGCGCTGCCCGAGCACCTGTCATCGGTGCCCGACGCGTCGGCGCGTGTCGTGCTGTGGACGGCGCTCATCGACGGCGTCCGCTCGGTGACGGTCGACCCGAGGCACGCGCACCGCACGTTCGTGCAGGCCTGGCCGCACGAGCCGTCGCTGACGGTGCTCGAGGCGGTCGGCCGACACCTGTTCGGGCCGGTCACGGCGGCTCTGCTGCCGTCCGAGCAGGCGCAGGTCGTGCGCGACCGGGCGGCCGCGGCCCAGGCGGTGCTCGACGCCCGTCCTGCCGGCTCGCCCGAGTCGCTGGTGGCCGCGCGGCTGCTCGCCGACACGACGTGCGATGTGGCTCTGCTGCGCGACTGGGCCGCCGGACGGCGGGTCCCGGCCGGTCTCGAGGGCGACGACGAGCTCCGCTGGTCGGCGGTGACGCGGCTCGTCGTCCTCGGCGAAGGCGGTGATGCCGACATCGACGCCGTCCACGACAACGACCGCACGATGAGCGGCGACCGTAATGCGTTGCGCGCCAAGGCTTCTGCGCCGACCGCGGCTGCCAAGGAGTGGGCGTGGGCCGAGCTCACGCGTGACGACGGCCGGTCACACTACGAGCGCAACTTCCTCGCCTCCGGCTTCTGGCGGGTGTCGCAGCGTGACCTGCTCGAGCCCTACGCCGAACGCTACTTCGCCGACGTGCCCGCGATGGCCGGCTGGGTCGGCCAGGACGCCCTGCAACGCCTCGCCGGGCTGGCGTTCCCGTGGCCGCTGGTCTCGACCGCGACGCGTGATGCGGCCGACGCCGCGCTTGCGCAGGACCTCACGCCGGCCGTACGCCGCGCCGTCGTCGACGAGCGCTCCCGGCTCGACGACGCCCTGCGATCCCTGGAGAAGTACGCATGA
- a CDS encoding serine hydrolase gives MTPAAGRGGEPGPAGRVGEPGPAGPVGEPPRASRIETEVSWSIHVQPLDGDKAWLSESPDAVLRTASVGKLLLLAVVAERIAAGEQDPDERIRWDDSEFVRDSGLWHALDQRDLSVVDACRLVGAVSDNLATNVLLRHVGLDAVAAYADRHGLAPMALLDRIRGEGRDPSLPGVAATLSRASAASVVRYLRLLHDGTVDPMVQDWLVLGTDLSMVASAFGLDPLAHAEDDRGFLLVNKTGTDSTVRADVGLVSTAGGTVAYAVLANWEPGTDPRDDVLARMRQFGDDIRARLSEGAA, from the coding sequence ATGACACCTGCCGCTGGTCGAGGAGGCGAGCCCGGTCCCGCTGGTCGAGTAGGCGAGCCCGGTCCCGCTGGTCCAGTAGGCGAGCCCCCCAGGGCGAGCCGTATCGAGACCGAGGTCTCCTGGAGCATCCACGTCCAGCCGCTCGACGGCGACAAGGCGTGGCTGTCCGAGTCGCCCGACGCGGTCCTGCGCACGGCATCGGTCGGCAAGCTCTTGCTGCTCGCCGTCGTCGCCGAACGCATTGCCGCCGGCGAGCAGGACCCCGACGAGCGCATCCGCTGGGACGACAGCGAGTTCGTCCGCGACTCCGGCCTGTGGCACGCCCTCGACCAGCGTGACCTGTCGGTCGTCGACGCGTGCCGGCTCGTCGGCGCGGTCAGCGACAACCTCGCCACCAACGTGCTGCTGCGGCACGTCGGTCTCGACGCGGTCGCGGCGTACGCCGACCGGCACGGCCTCGCGCCGATGGCGCTGCTCGACCGCATCCGTGGCGAGGGGCGCGACCCGTCGCTGCCCGGCGTGGCCGCGACGTTGTCTCGCGCGTCGGCGGCATCGGTGGTGCGCTACCTGCGGCTGCTGCACGACGGCACCGTCGACCCGATGGTGCAGGACTGGCTGGTGCTGGGCACCGACCTGTCGATGGTGGCATCGGCGTTCGGGCTCGATCCGCTTGCGCACGCCGAGGACGACCGTGGCTTCCTGCTCGTCAACAAGACCGGCACCGACAGCACGGTGCGCGCCGACGTCGGCCTGGTGTCGACCGCGGGTGGCACCGTCGCGTACGCCGTCCTCGCCAACTGGGAGCCCGGCACCGATCCGCGCGACGACGTGCTGGCCCGGATGCGGCAGTTCGGCGACGACATCCGCGCCCGCCTGAGCGAAGGCGCAGCGTGA
- a CDS encoding HIT family protein, protein MTEDWKQDRIAAAHRGDNPTVIGRLPEAFAVIGDVQWLPGYCVLLTDDPAVGRLTDLPRARRLAYLESVERLSTAVEHACAASDPAFRRVNIEILGNADPFLHTHVFPRYEWEPPEIIQRPVWLYPVERWSDPQTALGPQHDPIRAAIAAHLHDQT, encoded by the coding sequence GTGACCGAGGACTGGAAGCAGGACCGCATCGCAGCGGCTCACCGGGGCGACAACCCCACGGTGATCGGTCGACTGCCCGAGGCGTTCGCGGTCATCGGCGACGTGCAGTGGCTGCCGGGTTACTGCGTGCTGCTGACCGACGACCCGGCCGTCGGGAGACTGACCGATCTGCCGCGGGCCCGGCGACTGGCGTACCTCGAGAGCGTCGAGCGGTTGTCGACCGCGGTCGAGCATGCTTGTGCCGCAAGCGATCCCGCGTTCAGGCGAGTCAACATCGAGATCCTCGGCAACGCCGACCCGTTCCTGCACACGCACGTCTTCCCGCGGTACGAGTGGGAGCCGCCCGAGATCATCCAGCGTCCGGTGTGGTTGTACCCCGTCGAGCGGTGGAGCGATCCGCAGACCGCGCTCGGTCCCCAGCACGACCCGATCCGTGCGGCGATCGCCGCCCACCTGCACGACCAGACCTGA
- a CDS encoding MaoC family dehydratase, whose protein sequence is MRTFNGIDEAKAAVGEHLGYSDWHEVTQESVNLFADATGDHQWIHVDVDKAKAGPFGGTIAHGYLTLSLLPTLLAQIYTVEGVQMGMNYGANKVRFPSPVPVGSKVRAGAELLALEPASLGYQSSVKVTVEIEGADKPACVAEVLYLIVP, encoded by the coding sequence ATGCGGACCTTCAACGGCATTGACGAGGCGAAGGCCGCGGTCGGCGAGCACCTCGGCTACAGCGACTGGCACGAGGTCACGCAGGAGTCGGTCAACCTGTTCGCGGACGCGACGGGTGACCACCAGTGGATCCACGTCGACGTCGACAAGGCGAAGGCCGGTCCGTTCGGCGGCACGATCGCGCACGGCTACCTGACCCTGTCGCTGCTGCCGACGCTGCTCGCGCAGATCTACACCGTCGAGGGCGTGCAGATGGGCATGAACTACGGCGCCAACAAGGTGCGGTTCCCCTCGCCGGTTCCGGTCGGGTCGAAGGTCCGCGCGGGTGCCGAGCTGCTCGCGCTGGAGCCGGCGTCGCTCGGCTACCAGTCGAGCGTGAAGGTGACCGTCGAGATCGAGGGCGCCGACAAGCCGGCGTGTGTCGCCGAGGTGCTCTACCTGATCGTCCCGTAG